A single genomic interval of Oncorhynchus tshawytscha isolate Ot180627B linkage group LG15, Otsh_v2.0, whole genome shotgun sequence harbors:
- the ccdc166 gene encoding coiled-coil domain-containing protein 166 isoform X2, which translates to MPPKKKGESALKQDTAGQGVEDSEHPGSDSEALLQREYDKLTDTLNNLKRKVEKLRRENEFLQNEANQTRMESQEYMSYMSKRTQKRQSAIVTLSDQNHQAQENLKRQREENLDKYQEQANELKKEILEKENELALLNIEIAELREFKSLQQQQLGRIAELEREVTSMHCRHSESLQALKAGFLSEKERYEAQAKQKIQALALAANREASRCLLSHTRAVSLENQHLREELQQLIQRAHSLRGLQDQLQAQRQQLLLEREYVRELRRLRATPGPTPPGSHTRPLGVDRGREDTRHHRTADT; encoded by the exons ATGCCCCCTAAGAAGAAAGGAGAGTCTGCCCTTAAGCAGGATACAGCTGGACAAGGAGTAGAGGACTCAGAACACCCTGGGTCTGACAGTGAGGCTCTgctacagagaga GTACGACAAGCTAACCGACACCTTGAACAACCTCAAGAGGAAAGTGGAAAAGTT ACGGCGTGAGAATGAGTTCCTACAGAATGAGGCCAACCAGACTCGCATGGAGAGC CAAGAGTACATGTCGTACATGTCCAAGCGGACCCAGAAGCGTCAGAGTGCCATCGTCACCCTTAGCGACCAAAACCACCAGGCGCAGGAGAAcctgaagagacagagggaggagaatcTGGACAAATACCAGGAACAGGCCAATG AGCTGAAGAAGGAGATTCTGGAGAAGGAGAATGAACTGGCGCTGTTAAATATTGAGATTGCTGAGCTCCGAGAATTTAAA agcttgcagcagcagcagctggggCGTATagcagagctagagagggaggtgACCAGTATGCACTGTCGTCACTCTGAATCCCTGCAGGCCCTGAAGGCTGGCTTCctcagtgagaaagagag gTACGAAGCACAGGCCAAACAAAAAATACAGGCCCTGGCCCTCGCCGCTAATAGG gaGGCATCTCGCTGCCTACTGTCCCACACTAGAGCTGTGTCCCTGGAAAACCAGCATCTGAGGGAAGAGCTGCAGCAGCTGATCCAG AGAGCCCACTCCCTGAGGGGACTTCAGGACCAGCTCCAGGCCCAAAGGCAGCAGCTCCTACTGGAGAGGGAGTACGTCAGGGAGCTGAGGCGCCTCCGAGCCACCCCGGGGCCGACCCCACCAGGGTCCCACACTCGGCCACTgggggtggacagagggagagaagacacaAGACACCACCGCACAGCAGATACCTGA
- the ccdc166 gene encoding coiled-coil domain-containing protein 166 isoform X1: protein MNATRMPPKKKGESALKQDTAGQGVEDSEHPGSDSEALLQREYDKLTDTLNNLKRKVEKLRRENEFLQNEANQTRMESQEYMSYMSKRTQKRQSAIVTLSDQNHQAQENLKRQREENLDKYQEQANELKKEILEKENELALLNIEIAELREFKSLQQQQLGRIAELEREVTSMHCRHSESLQALKAGFLSEKERYEAQAKQKIQALALAANREASRCLLSHTRAVSLENQHLREELQQLIQRAHSLRGLQDQLQAQRQQLLLEREYVRELRRLRATPGPTPPGSHTRPLGVDRGREDTRHHRTADT from the exons ATGAAT gcaactAGAATGCCCCCTAAGAAGAAAGGAGAGTCTGCCCTTAAGCAGGATACAGCTGGACAAGGAGTAGAGGACTCAGAACACCCTGGGTCTGACAGTGAGGCTCTgctacagagaga GTACGACAAGCTAACCGACACCTTGAACAACCTCAAGAGGAAAGTGGAAAAGTT ACGGCGTGAGAATGAGTTCCTACAGAATGAGGCCAACCAGACTCGCATGGAGAGC CAAGAGTACATGTCGTACATGTCCAAGCGGACCCAGAAGCGTCAGAGTGCCATCGTCACCCTTAGCGACCAAAACCACCAGGCGCAGGAGAAcctgaagagacagagggaggagaatcTGGACAAATACCAGGAACAGGCCAATG AGCTGAAGAAGGAGATTCTGGAGAAGGAGAATGAACTGGCGCTGTTAAATATTGAGATTGCTGAGCTCCGAGAATTTAAA agcttgcagcagcagcagctggggCGTATagcagagctagagagggaggtgACCAGTATGCACTGTCGTCACTCTGAATCCCTGCAGGCCCTGAAGGCTGGCTTCctcagtgagaaagagag gTACGAAGCACAGGCCAAACAAAAAATACAGGCCCTGGCCCTCGCCGCTAATAGG gaGGCATCTCGCTGCCTACTGTCCCACACTAGAGCTGTGTCCCTGGAAAACCAGCATCTGAGGGAAGAGCTGCAGCAGCTGATCCAG AGAGCCCACTCCCTGAGGGGACTTCAGGACCAGCTCCAGGCCCAAAGGCAGCAGCTCCTACTGGAGAGGGAGTACGTCAGGGAGCTGAGGCGCCTCCGAGCCACCCCGGGGCCGACCCCACCAGGGTCCCACACTCGGCCACTgggggtggacagagggagagaagacacaAGACACCACCGCACAGCAGATACCTGA
- the ccdc166 gene encoding coiled-coil domain-containing protein 166 isoform X3, whose protein sequence is MWHLAIKTNAVQAVCFCLKEQTLMKPHNEHYSWKLSAQDLLFRRSGRWRPSPGRFPKLSLCTLQQEYMSYMSKRTQKRQSAIVTLSDQNHQAQENLKRQREENLDKYQEQANELKKEILEKENELALLNIEIAELREFKSLQQQQLGRIAELEREVTSMHCRHSESLQALKAGFLSEKERYEAQAKQKIQALALAANREASRCLLSHTRAVSLENQHLREELQQLIQRAHSLRGLQDQLQAQRQQLLLEREYVRELRRLRATPGPTPPGSHTRPLGVDRGREDTRHHRTADT, encoded by the exons ATGTGGCATTTGGCCATAAAGACAAATGCAGTTCAAGCAGTCTGTTTCTGCCTCAAAGAGCAGACACTGATGAAGCCACATAATGAACACTATTCCTGGAAGTTGTCCGCACAAGACCTCCTGTTCAGAAGGTCTGGCAGATGGCGTCCCAGTCCAGGACGATTCCCAAAGCTTTCACTTTGCACACTGCAG CAAGAGTACATGTCGTACATGTCCAAGCGGACCCAGAAGCGTCAGAGTGCCATCGTCACCCTTAGCGACCAAAACCACCAGGCGCAGGAGAAcctgaagagacagagggaggagaatcTGGACAAATACCAGGAACAGGCCAATG AGCTGAAGAAGGAGATTCTGGAGAAGGAGAATGAACTGGCGCTGTTAAATATTGAGATTGCTGAGCTCCGAGAATTTAAA agcttgcagcagcagcagctggggCGTATagcagagctagagagggaggtgACCAGTATGCACTGTCGTCACTCTGAATCCCTGCAGGCCCTGAAGGCTGGCTTCctcagtgagaaagagag gTACGAAGCACAGGCCAAACAAAAAATACAGGCCCTGGCCCTCGCCGCTAATAGG gaGGCATCTCGCTGCCTACTGTCCCACACTAGAGCTGTGTCCCTGGAAAACCAGCATCTGAGGGAAGAGCTGCAGCAGCTGATCCAG AGAGCCCACTCCCTGAGGGGACTTCAGGACCAGCTCCAGGCCCAAAGGCAGCAGCTCCTACTGGAGAGGGAGTACGTCAGGGAGCTGAGGCGCCTCCGAGCCACCCCGGGGCCGACCCCACCAGGGTCCCACACTCGGCCACTgggggtggacagagggagagaagacacaAGACACCACCGCACAGCAGATACCTGA